Proteins found in one Agaribacterium sp. ZY112 genomic segment:
- a CDS encoding helix-turn-helix domain-containing protein, with protein MSQILFNGHDLALIITILLCVICSFQIANLPEKRTSFLVFSCGFFVSSAAIPLDILISFGAGFHPWVISHAPNIIYLFEFGAWLQAPFGFLMIASLLDKDFELKPAHALIFLPFILQISHQIILYHSLPTDVKIEMQQNHSVFDLSVSLFFVQVAREIFRVVLIMMSCHILYKHYKIQNKKPQLGALEILCSGWLIFGLLGILVSVLLLIQSHLGASMPIEFWGLSQNYFAALFYLILVLQLNRDAIQQRSYPALCLKPSIEQTPNINPEYVSLLMQLMETKKRYTDPELSQESLAQSMGISKRTLSAVINGHYGCNFADFINNYRLEEAKRLLREEKNSAVLDVMYASGFNSKATFNALFKKLEGLTPTQYRKQEALNA; from the coding sequence ATGTCCCAAATACTATTTAACGGCCATGATTTAGCACTAATTATCACCATATTATTATGTGTTATTTGCTCCTTCCAAATAGCAAATCTGCCAGAAAAACGCACTTCTTTTTTGGTCTTTTCCTGTGGCTTTTTTGTTAGCAGCGCCGCCATTCCATTAGATATATTAATCAGCTTTGGTGCAGGCTTTCATCCATGGGTCATCAGCCACGCGCCTAATATCATCTATCTATTTGAGTTTGGAGCCTGGCTACAAGCTCCCTTTGGCTTCTTAATGATCGCAAGCCTCCTTGATAAAGACTTTGAACTTAAACCAGCGCACGCACTTATCTTTTTGCCGTTTATACTGCAAATCAGCCACCAAATTATTCTATACCACAGCCTACCAACGGATGTGAAAATAGAGATGCAGCAAAATCACAGTGTTTTTGACTTATCTGTATCGCTATTTTTTGTTCAAGTAGCACGCGAGATATTCCGAGTTGTGCTTATTATGATGTCATGCCATATCCTTTATAAGCACTACAAAATACAAAATAAGAAGCCTCAGCTGGGCGCACTAGAAATATTATGCTCTGGCTGGCTTATATTTGGCTTATTAGGCATTTTAGTGTCGGTATTACTGTTAATTCAGTCACATTTGGGCGCAAGTATGCCTATAGAGTTTTGGGGCTTAAGCCAAAATTATTTTGCTGCATTATTTTACCTTATCTTGGTATTGCAACTTAATCGCGATGCTATTCAACAACGCAGCTACCCTGCTCTGTGCCTCAAACCAAGTATTGAACAAACTCCCAATATAAACCCGGAATATGTAAGCTTGCTGATGCAACTTATGGAGACTAAGAAACGCTATACAGACCCTGAACTCTCACAAGAATCTTTAGCTCAAAGCATGGGCATATCTAAACGAACCCTATCGGCTGTTATTAACGGCCATTACGGTTGCAACTTTGCGGACTTTATTAACAATTATCGCCTAGAAGAAGCCAAGCGCTTATTAAGAGAAGAGAAAAACAGTGCCGTACTTGATGTAATGTATGCCTCTGGCTTTAACTCTAAAGCCACATTTAACGCCCTATTTAAAAAGCTAGAAGGGCTTACGCCGACGCAGTACCGAAAACAAGAAGCGCTAAATGCTTAG